The following are from one region of the Microbacterium paraoxydans genome:
- a CDS encoding trypsin-like peptidase domain-containing protein has product MNQDNPQDRPAPASDDAVSAAQNPQTPETASGASSQAADGTPVAPAASAPAAPQGHHMPPTFASHAAGAPTVAPVPHGLAAPGPTAAGVPGAAFGVPAQDTRPLDGTVPPAEPTPAATKEKSRGGTRVAAFIVAAALVGGVAGFGGGALLTGLQDSPSSGSAQGPQTVTVNNPGSVNETTAVATEALPSVVTIEVAGSQEAGSGSGVIISKDGYVLTNTHVVTLGGAAADPTIRVTTSDGRIYEATVVGTDPIYDLAVIKLTDAEGLTPIKFADSSKLNVGDTAVALGAPLGLANSVTTGIVSALNRSIQIASSALPDSSSEDAPQEQAPEDGQGEGPFQFDLPGNSGQQATESISIAVIQTDAAINHGNSGGALVNSKGELIGINVAIASSGSSEESGSIGIGFAIPSNIAERVADEIIADGAATHGLLGASVRDASGVEGATEAGAYIAEVTDGGAAAAAGLQAGDVVTSFNGVPITSATDLTAQVRAAAADSKADVTYVRNGKQSEIEVTLGTLAG; this is encoded by the coding sequence ATGAACCAGGACAACCCGCAGGACCGCCCGGCACCGGCGTCGGACGACGCCGTGTCGGCCGCACAGAACCCCCAGACCCCGGAGACCGCGTCCGGTGCGTCGTCGCAGGCCGCCGACGGTACCCCCGTGGCCCCGGCTGCTTCCGCACCGGCCGCCCCGCAGGGACATCACATGCCGCCGACGTTCGCGTCGCACGCCGCCGGCGCCCCGACCGTGGCCCCCGTGCCGCACGGGCTGGCCGCGCCCGGACCGACCGCGGCCGGCGTCCCCGGCGCCGCATTCGGCGTCCCGGCGCAGGACACCCGCCCGCTCGACGGCACGGTGCCGCCGGCTGAGCCGACCCCCGCCGCCACGAAGGAGAAGTCGCGCGGCGGCACCCGCGTCGCGGCGTTCATCGTCGCGGCCGCCCTCGTCGGTGGCGTCGCCGGCTTCGGTGGCGGCGCGCTGCTCACCGGGTTGCAGGACTCGCCGTCCTCCGGGTCGGCGCAGGGACCGCAGACCGTCACGGTGAACAACCCCGGCTCGGTCAACGAGACCACCGCGGTCGCGACCGAGGCTCTTCCCTCTGTCGTGACCATCGAAGTCGCCGGCTCCCAGGAGGCCGGCAGCGGCTCGGGCGTCATCATCAGCAAGGACGGCTACGTCCTCACCAACACGCACGTCGTCACGCTCGGCGGGGCGGCGGCGGACCCGACGATCCGGGTCACGACCTCCGATGGCCGCATCTACGAGGCGACCGTGGTCGGCACCGACCCCATCTACGATCTCGCGGTGATCAAGCTCACCGACGCCGAGGGCCTGACCCCGATCAAGTTCGCAGACTCGTCGAAGCTGAACGTCGGCGACACCGCCGTAGCTCTCGGCGCCCCGCTGGGACTGGCGAACTCGGTCACCACCGGCATCGTGAGCGCACTGAACCGCAGCATCCAGATCGCCTCCTCCGCTCTGCCGGACTCCTCGTCCGAGGATGCCCCGCAGGAGCAGGCGCCGGAGGACGGCCAGGGCGAGGGGCCGTTCCAGTTCGATCTCCCCGGCAACAGCGGGCAGCAGGCCACCGAGTCGATCTCGATCGCGGTGATCCAGACGGACGCGGCGATCAACCACGGCAACTCGGGTGGGGCCCTCGTCAACAGCAAGGGCGAGCTGATCGGCATCAACGTCGCGATCGCGAGCTCGGGCAGCTCCGAGGAGTCGGGCTCGATCGGCATCGGCTTCGCCATCCCGTCCAACATCGCCGAGCGCGTCGCGGACGAGATCATCGCCGACGGCGCGGCCACCCACGGCCTGCTGGGCGCGTCGGTCCGCGACGCCTCCGGTGTCGAGGGCGCGACCGAGGCCGGTGCGTACATCGCCGAGGTCACCGACGGGGGTGCGGCCGCGGCTGCCGGCCTCCAGGCCGGCGACGTCGTGACGAGCTTCAACGGGGTGCCCATCACGAGCGCGACCGACCTGACCGCGCAGGTGCGCGCGGCGGCGGCCGACAGCAAGGCCGACGTGACCTACGTCCGCAACGGCAAGCAGAGTGAGATCGAGGTGACGCTCGGCACGCTCGCCGGCTGA
- a CDS encoding CDP-glycerol glycerophosphotransferase family protein: MASFSFGTGNAAKLLRIPLYALGRLGTLVVPRGRRWVFGCGAGVGDGALALQRYAAGEGHDTLWLTGSAREAADAEALGLRTVPRGGLRGWWATARAGVLIVTHGLGDVNRYGSGGAFVVQLWHGIPLKRIGLDSPATTQVPAVPGAPILRRLVGLLYRGAARRIRVLPAASHRARARLESAFGLSDDRVVVTGEPRVDVLSLGTPQERRAHARALLVEAVGAIGDARRLVLYAPTWRDGAPDPSVPTAEEWMQIIRVLEEHDAVLLVRSHPLGDGSYTPPLPTARVRALPSTVVSDVTPVLAAVDVLITDYSSLAYDVGLLDMPVVFLAPDVREYARTRGFYGRFEEVAASGVATGWEAALVRLASLLGDPAAFDEVARRSATLSAEMHAFRDGQNTRRVYRTIRARGIPAPKGAA, from the coding sequence GTGGCGTCCTTCTCTTTCGGCACCGGCAACGCGGCCAAGCTGCTCCGGATCCCGCTGTACGCCCTCGGTCGTCTCGGCACCCTCGTCGTGCCGCGCGGTCGGCGCTGGGTCTTCGGATGCGGCGCCGGCGTCGGCGATGGTGCTCTGGCTTTGCAGCGGTATGCGGCAGGGGAGGGGCATGACACCCTCTGGCTGACCGGATCGGCGCGCGAAGCGGCCGACGCCGAGGCCCTCGGCCTGCGGACCGTCCCGCGGGGCGGGCTCCGCGGATGGTGGGCGACCGCGCGCGCCGGCGTGCTGATCGTGACGCACGGCCTCGGCGACGTGAACCGCTACGGCAGCGGTGGCGCCTTCGTCGTGCAGCTCTGGCACGGCATCCCGCTCAAGCGCATCGGCCTCGACTCGCCGGCCACCACGCAGGTGCCCGCCGTCCCCGGCGCCCCGATCCTCCGGCGCCTCGTCGGGCTGCTGTACCGCGGCGCCGCGCGGCGGATCCGCGTGCTCCCCGCCGCCTCGCACCGGGCCAGGGCGCGCCTCGAGTCCGCGTTCGGGCTGAGCGACGACCGGGTCGTGGTCACGGGGGAGCCGCGCGTCGATGTGCTCTCCCTCGGCACGCCCCAGGAACGCCGCGCGCATGCACGGGCCCTGCTCGTGGAGGCCGTGGGCGCGATCGGCGACGCCCGACGACTGGTCCTCTACGCGCCGACGTGGCGGGACGGCGCCCCCGACCCCTCCGTGCCGACGGCCGAGGAATGGATGCAGATCATCCGGGTGCTGGAGGAGCACGACGCCGTCCTCCTCGTGCGTTCGCATCCGCTCGGTGACGGCAGCTACACGCCGCCGCTGCCGACGGCGCGAGTGCGCGCGCTGCCCAGCACGGTCGTCAGCGACGTCACTCCGGTGCTGGCCGCGGTCGACGTCCTCATCACCGACTACTCCTCGCTCGCCTACGACGTGGGACTCCTCGACATGCCGGTCGTCTTCCTCGCACCCGATGTGAGGGAGTACGCCCGCACCCGCGGCTTCTACGGGCGCTTCGAGGAGGTCGCCGCTTCAGGCGTCGCGACGGGATGGGAGGCGGCGCTCGTCCGGCTGGCGTCGCTTCTCGGCGACCCCGCCGCGTTCGACGAGGTTGCCCGACGTTCCGCTACGCTCAGCGCGGAGATGCACGCGTTCCGTGATGGTCAGAACACTCGTCGGGTATACCGGACGATCCGCGCGCGGGGGATCCCCGCGCCGAAGGGAGCAGCATGA
- a CDS encoding CDP-glycerol glycerophosphotransferase family protein encodes MTTARIDDTAQALVIAGTGQRPESAELAGPRARVEARVTGGGKTWKATFALRASRWGGPELPLPSGEYELRIGGADLSELRLAPVVLPGVRIAVDGAVVRIAAPVDPVYDTAEGRSTLEERYVAQTGGTENAVFFESFYGRSVGCNPRAIDRELARRAPQVRRYWSVADLSVEVPDGAIAVIEGSPEWWRARGAARLLIVNDWLRRRFARKPGQKVLQTWHGTPLKRLALHRPGFDPRRMAAVVKESRRWDVLLAQNTYSARILRKAYAFFGRPIWVDGYPRNDALRTGDPVAVRAALGIGADERVLLYAPTWRDDRAEMVDFVDPELLARQTNAVVLVRGHSRTLGEGRDRAGARVIDVTGYPETSQLLLAADALVTDYSSVMFDFSVTGKPMYFLVPDLDHYRGQLRGFYFDLAERAPGPLVRTQDELVAALDDQGHRERYAERYAAWQRQFNALDDGRAAQRVVDRILDLGFVTP; translated from the coding sequence ATGACGACGGCCCGCATCGATGACACGGCACAGGCGCTGGTCATCGCAGGGACCGGGCAGCGTCCGGAGAGTGCCGAGCTCGCCGGACCGCGGGCGCGGGTGGAGGCCCGCGTCACCGGCGGGGGGAAGACCTGGAAGGCGACGTTCGCGCTCCGCGCATCCCGGTGGGGTGGCCCGGAGCTGCCCCTGCCATCAGGCGAGTACGAGCTGCGCATCGGCGGCGCCGATCTGTCGGAGCTGCGTCTCGCGCCGGTCGTGCTCCCGGGAGTGCGGATCGCCGTCGATGGTGCGGTCGTCCGCATCGCGGCACCCGTCGATCCCGTGTATGACACGGCAGAAGGGCGCTCGACGCTCGAGGAGCGCTATGTGGCGCAGACCGGCGGGACGGAGAACGCCGTGTTCTTCGAGAGCTTCTACGGCCGAAGCGTCGGGTGCAACCCCCGCGCCATCGATCGGGAGCTGGCGCGGCGTGCTCCGCAGGTGCGCCGGTACTGGAGCGTCGCCGATCTCTCGGTCGAGGTGCCGGACGGCGCGATAGCGGTCATCGAGGGCAGCCCGGAATGGTGGCGCGCCCGCGGTGCTGCTCGACTGCTCATCGTGAACGACTGGCTGCGCCGTCGCTTCGCGCGCAAGCCCGGACAGAAGGTGCTGCAGACCTGGCACGGCACGCCCCTCAAGCGTCTGGCGCTGCACCGCCCGGGGTTCGACCCCCGGCGGATGGCGGCGGTGGTCAAGGAGTCCCGGCGGTGGGACGTGCTGCTGGCGCAGAACACCTACTCCGCGCGCATCCTCCGCAAGGCCTACGCGTTCTTCGGGCGGCCGATCTGGGTCGACGGCTACCCCCGCAACGATGCGCTGCGCACCGGGGATCCGGTCGCCGTGCGCGCGGCGCTCGGCATCGGCGCCGACGAACGCGTGCTGCTCTACGCCCCGACGTGGCGTGACGACCGTGCGGAGATGGTCGACTTCGTCGATCCGGAACTCCTGGCGCGGCAGACCAACGCCGTCGTGCTCGTGCGCGGTCACTCGCGCACGCTGGGGGAGGGCAGGGACCGTGCCGGCGCGCGGGTGATCGACGTGACGGGATACCCCGAGACGTCGCAGCTCCTGCTCGCCGCCGACGCCCTCGTCACGGACTACTCCTCCGTCATGTTCGACTTCTCGGTGACCGGCAAGCCGATGTACTTCCTCGTGCCCGACCTCGACCACTATCGCGGTCAGCTCCGCGGGTTCTACTTCGATCTCGCGGAACGCGCGCCGGGCCCGCTGGTCCGTACGCAGGACGAGCTCGTGGCCGCGCTGGACGACCAGGGGCACCGGGAACGGTACGCGGAACGCTATGCCGCGTGGCAGCGGCAGTTCAACGCGCTCGACGACGGCCGGGCCGCGCAGCGGGTGGTCGACCGGATCCTCGACCTCGGATTCGTCACCCCGTAG
- a CDS encoding glycosyltransferase — protein MPVLNERAYLEHAVASVLAQEVGVPAELVLALGPSSDGTTALARRLAAADDRIRLVDNPAAHIPVGLNAAIRASRYPTVIRVDAHSELAPGYAARALQTLQRTGAANVGGVMHAEGRTPFQKAVARLYNSPVGLGGGAYHGGRVEGEAESAYLGVMRREVLDEVGLFDETIRRGEDWELNLRIRQAGHRVWFDPELSVTYWPRESWLRLARQFRATGAWRGELVRRFGRRNGLRYFAPPVLLLFVVLAVVLGILQLTGAVSGTASLIASGLVYVPLALYVLLVVGVALSPGGGGLRQRLWTLLVLPTMHLSWGLGFLGGVLRGAGDTVDASRLGTRNTPLP, from the coding sequence ATGCCGGTGCTCAACGAACGCGCCTACCTGGAGCACGCGGTCGCGTCGGTGCTCGCTCAGGAGGTCGGGGTTCCGGCCGAGCTCGTCCTCGCGCTGGGACCGTCGTCGGACGGCACCACGGCCCTCGCCCGCCGACTGGCCGCTGCCGACGACCGGATACGCCTCGTGGACAACCCCGCCGCGCACATCCCGGTCGGACTCAACGCCGCGATCCGGGCCAGCCGCTACCCCACCGTCATCCGGGTCGATGCGCACTCCGAGCTCGCCCCCGGCTACGCGGCCCGTGCCCTGCAGACGCTGCAGCGCACGGGGGCGGCCAACGTCGGCGGCGTGATGCACGCCGAGGGTCGGACTCCCTTCCAGAAGGCCGTCGCCCGGTTGTACAACTCCCCCGTCGGCCTGGGCGGCGGCGCGTATCACGGCGGCCGCGTCGAGGGCGAGGCGGAATCCGCCTACCTCGGCGTGATGCGGCGGGAGGTCCTCGATGAGGTCGGCTTGTTCGACGAGACGATCCGCCGCGGCGAGGACTGGGAGCTGAACCTGCGCATCCGTCAGGCCGGCCACCGGGTGTGGTTCGATCCCGAGCTGTCGGTGACCTACTGGCCGCGGGAGAGCTGGCTGCGACTGGCCAGACAGTTCCGCGCGACCGGTGCCTGGCGAGGGGAGCTGGTGCGCCGCTTCGGCCGCCGCAACGGTCTGCGCTACTTCGCCCCGCCGGTGCTCCTGCTGTTCGTCGTGCTCGCCGTCGTCCTCGGCATCCTGCAGCTCACCGGCGCGGTGTCCGGCACCGCCTCGCTCATCGCCTCTGGCCTGGTCTACGTCCCGCTCGCGCTCTACGTCCTGCTCGTGGTCGGCGTGGCTCTCTCGCCGGGCGGGGGTGGCCTGCGGCAACGCCTGTGGACGCTCCTCGTGCTGCCCACGATGCACCTCTCGTGGGGCCTCGGCTTCCTCGGCGGCGTGCTGCGCGGAGCCGGCGACACGGTGGACGCATCGCGGCTCGGCACGCGGAACACTCCCCTGCCCTGA
- a CDS encoding CDP-glycerol glycerophosphotransferase family protein has protein sequence MGALSDAKKAYRLLRRALASRSAVQRVRRRLADQAPYPADHFRVAVYFADGAVNMYQMRQWYRPLAALAERWPVVVLARQATGAEKLLEEDGPPVAFVPKVRDLERFLATQDIRVVLYVNQNTRNFQMFRYGRRWHVFINHGESDKMYMTTNQYKAYDYAFVAGQAARDRLSRTLWDYDVESRTIEIGRPQADHYSGSLPYTPDDRLVVLYAPTWEGDRPSAHYGSIASHGERLVARLLATGEHRVIYRPHPRSGVVDEAYGAAHRRIVAAIAAANAADPTAQHVYDDGPELGWQLAAADVAVVDISAMVYDRLAAGKPLMITRPVDEEAAVDTTGYLSDCEWLSAEAADDIVAEVERVREDEAAVARLQMWVRHYFGDTTPGVATQKFHAAVDRLMGEWERWRDREIGAVRGDADDDDDEADDEDA, from the coding sequence ATGGGTGCACTGTCTGACGCGAAGAAGGCCTACCGTCTCCTGCGGCGGGCGCTCGCTTCGCGCTCCGCGGTGCAGCGTGTCCGCCGCCGGCTGGCGGATCAGGCGCCATACCCGGCAGATCACTTCCGGGTCGCCGTGTACTTCGCCGACGGCGCGGTCAACATGTACCAGATGCGGCAGTGGTACCGCCCGCTGGCCGCGCTCGCCGAGCGGTGGCCCGTGGTGGTCCTCGCGCGCCAGGCGACCGGCGCGGAGAAGCTGCTGGAGGAGGACGGCCCGCCCGTCGCGTTCGTGCCGAAGGTGCGCGACCTCGAGCGATTCCTCGCCACACAGGACATCCGGGTGGTCCTCTACGTGAATCAGAACACCCGTAACTTCCAGATGTTCCGGTACGGCCGTCGCTGGCATGTGTTCATCAACCACGGCGAGTCCGACAAGATGTACATGACCACGAATCAGTACAAGGCCTATGACTACGCCTTCGTCGCCGGTCAGGCGGCCAGGGATCGGCTGTCGCGGACGCTGTGGGACTACGACGTGGAGAGCCGGACCATCGAGATCGGACGCCCCCAGGCGGACCACTACTCCGGCTCGCTCCCGTATACGCCGGACGACCGTCTCGTCGTCCTCTACGCCCCGACGTGGGAAGGCGATCGTCCCAGCGCGCATTACGGCTCCATCGCCTCGCACGGCGAGCGCCTGGTGGCGCGACTGCTCGCGACGGGCGAGCACCGGGTCATCTACCGCCCGCACCCGCGCAGCGGTGTCGTCGACGAGGCCTACGGGGCGGCGCATCGCCGCATCGTCGCGGCCATCGCCGCCGCGAACGCCGCCGACCCGACCGCGCAGCACGTGTACGACGACGGCCCCGAGCTCGGCTGGCAGCTCGCCGCCGCCGACGTCGCCGTCGTGGACATCTCGGCCATGGTGTACGACCGCCTCGCGGCGGGAAAGCCGCTCATGATCACGCGCCCGGTCGACGAAGAGGCCGCCGTCGACACCACCGGCTACCTCTCCGACTGCGAATGGCTGTCCGCGGAGGCGGCGGACGACATCGTCGCCGAGGTCGAGCGCGTACGGGAGGACGAAGCGGCCGTCGCGCGCCTGCAGATGTGGGTGCGCCACTACTTCGGTGACACGACCCCCGGCGTGGCGACGCAGAAGTTCCACGCCGCCGTCGACCGGCTCATGGGGGAGTGGGAGCGGTGGCGCGACCGGGAGATCGGTGCCGTCCGCGGTGATGCGGACGATGACGACGACGAGGCCGACGACGAGGACGCATGA
- a CDS encoding biotin--[acetyl-CoA-carboxylase] ligase, which yields MSSDFPRSAALLPRLEVVDATGSTNADLRGNADDADAWPHLSVLLTRHQTAGRGRLDRRWIAPAGSALAVSVLLRDLPAEPAARGWIPLAAGAAMAEAVAAQLPEATVVLKWPNDVLVDGRKICGILAEATPTAVIVGAGVNTAMTATQLPVPTATSFAVQGVVVDEDELLRSYVSALDGHLRALAAADDATASGLHAAVTARCATVGQAVRVSLPAGSLLEGVAVGIDDEGRLLVAAEGTVHAVSAGDVVHVRPA from the coding sequence ATGAGCAGCGACTTCCCGCGCTCCGCTGCGCTCCTACCACGTCTCGAGGTCGTCGACGCGACCGGCTCGACGAACGCCGACCTCCGGGGAAACGCGGACGACGCCGACGCCTGGCCGCACCTCTCGGTCCTCCTGACCCGGCACCAGACGGCCGGACGGGGGCGGCTGGATCGCCGGTGGATCGCCCCGGCGGGTTCGGCGCTCGCGGTGAGCGTCCTCCTCCGCGATCTGCCTGCCGAGCCGGCAGCGCGAGGCTGGATCCCGCTCGCCGCCGGGGCGGCCATGGCCGAGGCCGTCGCCGCACAGCTTCCTGAGGCCACCGTCGTCCTCAAGTGGCCGAACGACGTCCTCGTCGACGGCCGGAAGATCTGCGGCATCCTCGCCGAGGCGACGCCGACGGCCGTGATCGTCGGGGCGGGCGTCAACACCGCCATGACCGCGACCCAGCTTCCGGTTCCCACGGCCACCTCCTTCGCGGTACAGGGGGTCGTCGTCGACGAGGACGAGCTGCTCCGTTCCTACGTGTCGGCGCTCGACGGCCACCTCCGCGCGCTCGCCGCGGCGGACGACGCGACCGCGAGCGGTCTGCATGCGGCGGTGACCGCGCGGTGCGCGACGGTCGGACAAGCCGTGCGCGTCTCGCTCCCCGCCGGGTCCCTGCTCGAGGGCGTGGCCGTCGGCATCGACGACGAGGGGCGTCTGCTCGTCGCGGCGGAGGGGACGGTGCACGCGGTCTCCGCGGGTGACGTCGTGCACGTCCGGCCCGCGTGA
- a CDS encoding PH domain-containing protein, with the protein MPPPGTPAEELLIARFRGHARRLFWSALVLIAAFGATAYFYGNLPAGFEDWMLLAAAGVVVLVAVVIPFIVWYSRTTTITTRRVIAVQGLGARNRREMSHARGYTIGVRRGPLQRMWGCGTITLSNGVDAPLRLVNVPNVTLVHETLADQIEVGQILAHRDAQASGDEIA; encoded by the coding sequence ATGCCGCCGCCCGGCACTCCCGCCGAGGAGCTGCTCATCGCGCGCTTCCGCGGCCACGCTCGCCGGCTCTTCTGGTCGGCGCTCGTGCTCATCGCCGCCTTCGGGGCCACCGCCTACTTCTACGGCAACCTTCCGGCCGGGTTCGAGGACTGGATGCTGCTCGCCGCCGCCGGAGTCGTCGTCCTCGTCGCCGTCGTGATCCCCTTCATCGTCTGGTACTCGCGGACGACGACGATCACGACCCGACGTGTCATCGCAGTCCAGGGCTTGGGCGCGCGCAACCGCCGCGAGATGTCGCATGCCCGCGGCTATACGATCGGTGTCCGCCGGGGTCCGCTGCAGCGGATGTGGGGCTGCGGGACCATCACGCTCTCGAACGGCGTGGACGCACCTCTCCGTCTCGTGAACGTCCCGAACGTCACCCTCGTGCACGAGACCCTCGCAGATCAGATCGAGGTCGGGCAGATCCTCGCCCATCGCGACGCGCAGGCGAGCGGCGACGAGATCGCCTGA
- a CDS encoding 5-(carboxyamino)imidazole ribonucleotide synthase produces the protein MALRVGVIGGGQLARMMIAPAVELGLELRVLAEEEGMAAGLAATAVGDYRDLDTVRAFAADVDVLTFDHEHVPQEVLRALVAEGIAVHPGPDALQFAQDKLVMRARLAELGVPQPEWAPVRSADDLQRFLDEHDGAAVVKTPRGGYDGKGVRVVRSGAEAQDWLDALEGSDALLAEELVPFVRELAQQVARRPGGEMIPYPVVETVQRDGVCAEVIAPAPAATERLAEVAEDIGRRIAEGLGVTGMLAVELFETDDERILVNELAMRPHNSGHWSQDGAVTGQFEQHLRAVADLPLGDTRPRASWAVMVNILGGPAEGTLGDRFEAAMAAHPDAKIHTYGKAPRPGRKVGHVNVAGDDLDDAVYVARAAAAAFV, from the coding sequence ATGGCGCTGCGTGTGGGCGTGATCGGCGGAGGACAGCTGGCACGGATGATGATCGCTCCGGCGGTCGAGCTCGGTCTCGAACTGCGGGTGCTCGCCGAGGAGGAGGGCATGGCCGCGGGCCTGGCCGCCACAGCGGTCGGCGACTACCGGGACCTCGACACCGTGCGCGCCTTCGCCGCCGACGTCGACGTCCTCACCTTCGACCACGAGCATGTGCCGCAGGAAGTGCTCCGCGCCCTCGTCGCCGAGGGGATCGCGGTGCATCCCGGACCGGATGCCCTCCAGTTCGCCCAGGACAAGCTCGTCATGCGCGCCCGCTTGGCGGAGCTCGGCGTGCCGCAGCCGGAGTGGGCGCCGGTCCGTTCCGCCGATGACCTGCAGCGCTTCCTCGACGAGCACGACGGTGCCGCGGTGGTCAAGACGCCGCGGGGCGGGTACGACGGCAAGGGCGTGCGGGTCGTGCGCTCCGGTGCCGAGGCGCAGGACTGGCTCGATGCGCTCGAGGGCTCCGACGCCCTGCTCGCCGAGGAGCTCGTCCCCTTCGTCCGTGAGCTCGCCCAGCAGGTCGCGCGCCGACCCGGAGGAGAGATGATCCCGTATCCGGTCGTCGAGACCGTGCAACGCGATGGCGTCTGCGCCGAGGTGATCGCCCCGGCGCCCGCGGCGACCGAGCGTCTCGCCGAGGTCGCCGAGGACATCGGTCGTCGCATCGCGGAGGGTCTCGGCGTGACCGGGATGCTCGCGGTCGAGCTCTTCGAGACGGACGACGAGCGCATCCTCGTGAACGAGCTCGCGATGCGTCCGCACAACAGCGGACACTGGAGCCAGGACGGCGCCGTCACCGGGCAGTTCGAGCAGCACCTGCGTGCCGTGGCGGACCTGCCGCTGGGGGACACTCGACCTCGTGCGTCCTGGGCGGTCATGGTGAACATCCTCGGAGGGCCCGCAGAGGGCACGCTGGGGGACCGTTTCGAGGCGGCGATGGCCGCGCACCCGGACGCCAAGATCCACACGTACGGCAAGGCACCGCGCCCCGGTCGTAAGGTGGGCCACGTCAACGTCGCCGGGGACGATCTCGACGACGCGGTGTACGTGGCCAGGGCCGCCGCGGCCGCTTTCGTCTGA
- the purE gene encoding 5-(carboxyamino)imidazole ribonucleotide mutase: MGSDSDWRVMSDASQALTDFGIPHEVEVVSAHRTPDKLMSYAREARARGLRVIIAGAGGAAHLPGMLASMTALPVVGVPVPLAYLDGMDSLLSIVQMPAGIPVATVSIGGARNAGLLAARILGAADDELADRVEAYAADLEAQVEEKNDRLKGSL; the protein is encoded by the coding sequence ATGGGATCCGACTCCGACTGGCGCGTCATGAGCGACGCGTCCCAGGCGCTCACCGATTTCGGGATCCCGCACGAGGTCGAGGTCGTCTCGGCCCACCGCACGCCGGACAAGCTCATGTCCTATGCGCGGGAAGCCCGGGCTCGCGGCCTGCGTGTCATCATCGCGGGCGCCGGTGGTGCCGCCCACCTTCCGGGCATGCTCGCGTCGATGACGGCACTTCCCGTCGTCGGGGTCCCGGTGCCGCTCGCATACCTGGACGGTATGGACTCGCTGCTGTCGATCGTGCAGATGCCCGCGGGTATCCCGGTCGCGACGGTGTCGATCGGCGGCGCACGCAACGCGGGTCTGCTCGCGGCCCGGATCCTCGGTGCCGCGGACGACGAGCTGGCCGACCGTGTCGAGGCGTACGCCGCCGACCTCGAGGCCCAGGTCGAGGAGAAGAACGATCGGCTGAAGGGCTCGCTGTGA